A genomic window from Micromonospora violae includes:
- a CDS encoding PASTA domain-containing protein, giving the protein MTDTDTGQQNAAGGGASRASVVLGGGLAAVLLAAVGATSGWVLAGEDDTPSADPLAIATTTGVPTSRATAPRPSSGRPTPSAVQPSVTSTKGAGLTVPPVIGTDFEQAREMLRKQRLGWRLVFGGGVGRTVEGTTPEVGTEVVRGTTVQLQVAGPAPAAEVPDVVGKSCADAADELVDEGLYPRYASGRSGKVSRQEPAEDGPARWNDQVSIWCGADSVEQPTTKPTP; this is encoded by the coding sequence ATGACGGACACGGACACGGGGCAGCAGAATGCCGCCGGTGGTGGTGCGAGCCGGGCCAGCGTCGTGCTCGGTGGCGGGTTGGCGGCGGTGCTGCTCGCCGCCGTCGGTGCGACCAGCGGCTGGGTGCTGGCCGGCGAGGACGACACACCCTCTGCTGATCCGCTGGCCATCGCGACCACGACTGGCGTGCCGACCAGCCGGGCCACCGCCCCCCGACCGAGCAGTGGACGACCGACGCCGTCGGCCGTCCAGCCCTCCGTCACCTCGACCAAGGGGGCCGGCCTGACCGTGCCGCCGGTGATCGGCACCGACTTCGAGCAGGCCCGGGAGATGCTGCGTAAGCAGCGGTTGGGTTGGCGGCTGGTCTTCGGTGGCGGGGTCGGGCGTACGGTCGAGGGCACCACCCCGGAGGTGGGCACCGAGGTCGTCCGGGGGACGACTGTCCAACTACAGGTCGCCGGGCCGGCACCGGCCGCCGAGGTGCCGGACGTGGTGGGCAAGAGCTGCGCCGACGCCGCCGACGAGTTGGTCGACGAGGGCCTCTACCCGCGCTACGCCAGCGGGCGCAGTGGGAAGGTCAGCCGACAGGAGCCCGCCGAGGACGGCCCGGCCCGGTGGAACGACCAGGTCAGCATCTGGTGTGGGGCGGATTCCGTCGAGCAGCCGACCACGAAGCCCACGCCCTGA
- a CDS encoding MarR family winged helix-turn-helix transcriptional regulator: protein MTNVFDDPRITAVGLLFEAHAGLSARFNAQLEEHGLSAVEFEVITRLARSPGNQLRMTDLAAQTSLSTSGVTRVVDRMERDGLLTRRACPNDRRSSYAVVTAAGMQRLNETLPGHLQMIEQWFTGQLDPEALAALLDGLRRVRDAAHPCATAGSDDVDPEQPAPTDSGGRRH from the coding sequence GTGACCAACGTCTTCGACGATCCCCGGATCACCGCCGTCGGCCTGCTCTTCGAGGCACACGCCGGGCTGTCCGCCCGGTTCAACGCCCAACTCGAGGAGCATGGCCTCTCCGCGGTCGAGTTCGAGGTCATCACCCGACTGGCCCGCTCGCCGGGCAACCAACTACGCATGACCGACCTCGCCGCCCAGACCTCCCTGTCGACCAGCGGAGTGACCCGGGTGGTGGACCGGATGGAGCGCGACGGGTTACTCACCCGCCGGGCCTGCCCGAACGACCGCCGCAGCTCGTACGCGGTGGTCACCGCCGCTGGGATGCAACGCCTCAACGAAACGCTACCCGGGCACCTGCAGATGATCGAACAGTGGTTCACCGGGCAGCTCGACCCCGAGGCGCTTGCGGCCCTCCTGGACGGGTTGCGCCGGGTCCGCGACGCCGCGCACCCGTGCGCCACCGCAGGTAGCGACGACGTCGACCCGGAGCAGCCCGCCCCCACCGACAGCGGCGGCCGACGGCACTGA
- a CDS encoding glutamate--cysteine ligase, translating into MGRDVSEGAFTRDDRVRYRQKVRRCLDVFALMLDDFGFDADRPMTGLEIELNLVDSAAEPAMRNEEILADIADPLFQTELGQFNLELNAEPRLIEGAGFADYEHDLRGSLSRADERAARSDAKIVLVGILPTLTEGHLVEDNLSTNERYRVLNDQIVGARGEDIELDIRGVEQLRTHTDSIAPEAACTSLQFHLQVAPDSFADYWNASQAIAGAQVAVGANSPFLYGRQLWAETRIALFQQATDTRPDELKAQGVRPRVWFGERWITSIFDLFEENVRYFPPLLPICEDEDPVEVLHAGGVPQLGELRLHNGTVYRWNRPVYDIMNGRPHLRVENRVLPAGPTVADMLANAAFYFGLVRGLAEADRPIWSQLTFSSAEENFHAAARRGLDAVLHWPGLGDVPVTKLVLDRLLPIAAAGLDGFGVAPAQRDRLLGIIEQRCRTGRNGAVWQTEAVWAAERHHGMGRTAALHHMVQRYAELQCTNQPVHTWPIP; encoded by the coding sequence ATGGGCAGGGACGTCTCAGAGGGCGCCTTCACCCGGGATGATCGGGTCCGGTATCGACAGAAGGTGCGGCGATGCCTGGACGTCTTCGCCCTGATGCTGGACGACTTCGGCTTCGACGCCGACCGGCCGATGACCGGCCTCGAGATCGAACTCAACCTGGTCGACTCCGCCGCCGAGCCGGCGATGCGCAACGAGGAGATCCTCGCCGACATCGCTGACCCCCTCTTCCAGACCGAGTTGGGGCAGTTCAACCTGGAACTCAACGCCGAGCCTCGACTGATCGAGGGCGCCGGCTTCGCCGACTACGAGCACGACCTGCGCGGCAGCCTCTCCAGGGCCGACGAGCGGGCCGCCAGATCCGACGCGAAGATCGTCCTGGTCGGCATCCTGCCCACCCTCACCGAGGGTCACCTGGTCGAGGACAACCTCTCCACCAACGAGCGCTACCGGGTCCTCAACGACCAGATCGTCGGCGCCCGGGGCGAGGACATCGAACTGGACATCCGCGGCGTCGAACAGTTGCGGACGCACACCGACTCGATCGCCCCCGAGGCCGCCTGCACGAGCCTCCAGTTCCACCTCCAGGTCGCCCCGGACAGCTTCGCCGACTACTGGAACGCCTCCCAGGCCATCGCCGGCGCGCAGGTGGCGGTCGGAGCGAACAGCCCCTTCCTGTACGGCCGCCAACTCTGGGCCGAGACGCGGATCGCCCTGTTCCAGCAGGCCACCGACACGCGTCCGGACGAACTCAAGGCCCAGGGCGTACGACCGCGGGTGTGGTTCGGCGAACGGTGGATCACGTCGATATTCGACCTGTTCGAGGAGAACGTCCGGTACTTCCCGCCGTTGCTGCCGATCTGCGAGGACGAGGACCCGGTGGAGGTCCTGCACGCCGGTGGTGTGCCACAGCTCGGGGAGTTGCGGCTGCACAACGGCACGGTCTACCGGTGGAACCGTCCCGTCTACGACATCATGAACGGCCGCCCGCATCTGCGGGTGGAGAACCGGGTGTTGCCGGCCGGCCCGACCGTGGCGGACATGCTGGCCAACGCGGCCTTCTACTTCGGTCTGGTACGCGGTCTGGCCGAGGCGGACCGTCCGATCTGGAGCCAACTCACCTTCAGCTCGGCCGAGGAGAACTTCCACGCCGCCGCCCGACGTGGTCTCGACGCCGTGCTGCACTGGCCCGGGCTCGGCGACGTGCCGGTGACGAAGCTGGTCCTGGACCGACTGCTGCCCATCGCCGCCGCCGGTCTGGACGGGTTCGGTGTCGCCCCGGCGCAGCGGGATCGGCTGCTCGGCATCATCGAGCAGCGCTGCCGTACCGGCCGCAACGGTGCCGTCTGGCAGACCGAGGCGGTCTGGGCGGCGGAACGGCACCACGGCATGGGCCGGACGGCGGCGCTGCACCACATGGTCCAGCGCTACGCCGAACTCCAGTGCACCAACCAACCCGTCCACACCTGGCCGATCCCCTAA
- a CDS encoding ATP-binding protein, with protein sequence MTPDHDRSRSPAGRTTLPELLRGHRRAAGLTQAELASRAGVGVRTVRDLERGRSIRPQRTTVELLAGALGLTGTSRTAFLAAARGTGAEPAPPDAASTTFVVSGNTGSTAAPADPPVALPPPVALIGRERDLTELAGMLTAERGPRLVSLVGLAGVGKTALATSVAHLVAAAHPAGVAGVLVGEGADGPDVLAASMSVLGVARLPELVALLAGRPALLVMDAVERSPGPVAATLHRLIGALPSLRVLVTGRHPVGLPGERVWPVAPLDVPPPEAEHSELESWPAVALFTARLAQVRREPPTPAELPALAALVRRLGGLPLAIELMAARGRLLDLTELLHRYGDRVLDLATPAEPTAHPGWDAPDPLTPRTSGPDTRAVASVAVTLREAVAFSYRLLAPDERAALRQLAVFGNRWSVELAEEMLADEADRDGTVAIDPVPLLDRFVELGLLSVRGSRPFRFRLLDAVRDYAVEQAAGEGELTCIRRRHAEVIARLVARTASDLVGPRLPDAVHRLDEMSSDISSSLAHAATDDPLTALRLAACLTRWWRFRGRDVAGRQWLRRLLADPRTADADPVLRAWAALGVARLAAEHGAGAEELSTAHAALDTFRQAGDVTGELEARNVLGTLLLAVGRQDEAREQAEALLRLAARNGRTRDLAVAQNSLAWHEIRGGDLAAARRRLAAVDRLAAESGEQRLRVLGWANRAEVARLEGWYADAIDRGRRVIAALSELGDPGRRRRVLGTVGLALAQDGRVAEATEVLRELRAGGVEAMPARPTVPRPRSGDAALAWGGPEVGLCALIEGNLALHRGDRELAAEWFAAAADHPGQERRDVVEALVGLAASTADPAVLDRLDRVCAESGIRLLPQESGLLYALIAVRGGPAR encoded by the coding sequence ATGACTCCGGATCATGACCGGTCGCGGAGCCCGGCTGGACGTACCACTCTGCCGGAGCTGCTCCGCGGGCATCGGCGCGCCGCCGGCCTGACCCAGGCCGAGTTGGCGTCCCGGGCCGGGGTGGGTGTGCGGACGGTGCGTGACCTGGAGCGCGGTCGGTCGATCCGGCCGCAGCGCACCACTGTCGAGTTGCTCGCCGGGGCGTTGGGGCTGACCGGCACGAGCCGAACGGCGTTCCTGGCCGCGGCCCGTGGCACCGGTGCCGAACCGGCCCCGCCGGACGCCGCCTCGACGACGTTCGTGGTCAGCGGCAACACCGGGTCGACGGCCGCACCCGCCGACCCGCCGGTCGCGCTTCCGCCGCCGGTCGCGTTGATCGGCCGGGAGCGCGACCTCACCGAGTTGGCCGGGATGTTGACCGCGGAGCGAGGGCCCCGGTTGGTGAGCCTCGTCGGGTTGGCCGGCGTCGGCAAGACCGCCCTGGCGACGTCGGTGGCGCACCTGGTGGCCGCCGCCCACCCGGCCGGTGTCGCCGGGGTGCTGGTCGGCGAGGGCGCGGACGGCCCGGACGTGCTCGCCGCCTCGATGTCCGTGCTCGGCGTGGCGCGTCTGCCCGAACTCGTGGCCCTGCTCGCCGGGCGGCCGGCGCTGCTGGTGATGGACGCGGTGGAACGCTCCCCGGGCCCGGTGGCCGCGACCCTGCACCGGTTGATCGGCGCACTGCCCTCGCTGCGGGTGCTGGTCACCGGGAGGCACCCGGTCGGGCTGCCCGGCGAGCGGGTCTGGCCGGTCGCGCCGCTCGACGTGCCACCGCCGGAGGCCGAGCACTCCGAGCTCGAATCATGGCCGGCGGTCGCGCTGTTCACCGCCCGGCTCGCTCAGGTCCGCCGGGAGCCGCCCACCCCGGCTGAGCTGCCGGCGCTCGCCGCGCTGGTGCGCCGGTTGGGAGGGCTACCGTTGGCCATCGAGCTGATGGCCGCCCGGGGGCGACTCCTCGACCTGACCGAACTGCTGCACCGGTACGGCGACCGGGTGCTCGACCTGGCCACCCCCGCCGAGCCGACCGCCCATCCGGGCTGGGACGCACCGGATCCGCTCACCCCCCGCACCAGCGGACCGGACACCCGTGCGGTGGCCTCGGTCGCGGTCACCCTGCGCGAGGCGGTGGCGTTCAGCTATCGCCTGTTGGCACCGGACGAGCGGGCCGCGCTGCGGCAGTTGGCGGTCTTCGGCAACCGCTGGTCGGTGGAGTTGGCCGAGGAGATGCTCGCCGACGAGGCCGACCGGGACGGCACGGTGGCGATCGACCCGGTGCCGCTGTTGGACCGCTTCGTCGAACTGGGGCTGCTGAGCGTACGCGGCAGCAGACCGTTCCGGTTCCGGCTGCTCGACGCGGTCCGCGACTACGCCGTCGAGCAGGCGGCCGGTGAGGGTGAGCTGACCTGCATCCGGCGTCGACATGCGGAGGTCATCGCGCGCCTGGTGGCACGGACCGCCAGCGACCTGGTCGGCCCACGGCTACCCGACGCGGTGCACCGGCTGGACGAGATGAGCAGTGACATCAGCTCGTCCTTGGCCCACGCGGCCACCGACGACCCGTTGACCGCGCTGCGGCTGGCGGCCTGCCTGACCCGTTGGTGGCGGTTCCGCGGACGCGATGTCGCCGGGCGGCAGTGGCTGCGGCGGCTGCTCGCGGACCCGCGGACCGCCGACGCCGATCCGGTCCTGCGGGCCTGGGCCGCGCTCGGCGTCGCCCGGCTCGCGGCCGAGCACGGCGCGGGCGCCGAGGAGCTGTCGACGGCCCACGCGGCGTTGGACACCTTCCGGCAGGCCGGCGACGTCACCGGGGAGCTGGAGGCGCGGAACGTCCTCGGCACGCTGCTGCTCGCCGTCGGGCGGCAGGACGAGGCTCGCGAGCAGGCCGAGGCGCTGCTGCGGTTGGCCGCCCGCAACGGTCGGACCCGCGATCTGGCGGTGGCCCAGAACAGCCTCGCCTGGCACGAGATCCGCGGGGGTGACCTGGCTGCGGCCCGCCGCCGGCTCGCTGCGGTGGACCGACTCGCCGCCGAGAGCGGGGAGCAGCGACTGCGGGTGCTGGGCTGGGCCAATCGTGCCGAGGTGGCCCGCCTGGAGGGCTGGTACGCGGACGCCATCGATCGTGGCCGAAGGGTGATCGCGGCCCTGTCCGAGCTGGGTGATCCCGGGCGTCGTCGTCGGGTGCTCGGGACCGTCGGGCTGGCGCTCGCCCAGGACGGGCGGGTCGCCGAGGCGACCGAGGTGCTGAGGGAGTTACGCGCCGGAGGCGTGGAGGCGATGCCGGCGCGTCCGACCGTGCCGCGACCACGCTCGGGCGACGCGGCGCTGGCCTGGGGCGGGCCGGAGGTCGGGCTCTGTGCGCTGATCGAGGGGAATCTGGCGCTGCACCGGGGTGACCGGGAGTTGGCCGCCGAGTGGTTCGCCGCCGCCGCCGACCATCCGGGGCAGGAGCGCCGCGACGTGGTGGAGGCGTTGGTGGGGCTGGCGGCGAGTACGGCGGACCCGGCCGTGCTCGATCGACTGGACCGGGTCTGTGCGGAGAGCGGCATCCGGCTGTTGCCGCAGGAGTCGGGCCTGCTCTACGCGCTGATCGCCGTCCGGGGTGGACCGGCGCGATAG
- a CDS encoding YceI family protein — protein sequence MTSSIDAVTRDWDGLTIPAAGTYALDVAHKRVGFVARHMMVSKVRGEFNEATATITIAEDPLQSSVVATIQAASVDTTQADRDAHLRSAEFLDAEKFPTLEFRSTGVKSRSGNEFVLTGELTIKDVTRPVELAVEFEGVGRSPFGQDIFGFSASTEIDREEFGLTWNVALETGGVLVSRKIKIEIEGEAVRQA from the coding sequence ATGACCAGCAGCATCGATGCGGTTACCCGCGACTGGGACGGCCTCACCATCCCGGCGGCCGGCACCTACGCGCTGGACGTGGCGCACAAGCGGGTCGGCTTCGTTGCCCGGCACATGATGGTGAGCAAGGTTCGCGGTGAGTTCAACGAGGCGACCGCCACCATCACCATCGCCGAGGACCCGCTGCAGTCGTCGGTCGTCGCCACCATTCAGGCCGCCAGCGTCGACACCACCCAGGCCGACCGGGACGCGCACCTGCGCAGCGCCGAGTTCCTGGACGCCGAGAAGTTCCCGACGCTCGAGTTCCGCAGCACCGGGGTCAAGTCCCGTAGCGGCAACGAGTTCGTGCTCACCGGTGAGCTGACCATCAAGGACGTCACCCGCCCGGTCGAGCTGGCAGTGGAGTTCGAGGGCGTCGGCCGCAGCCCGTTCGGCCAGGACATCTTCGGTTTCTCCGCGAGCACCGAGATCGACCGCGAGGAGTTCGGCCTGACCTGGAACGTCGCCCTGGAGACCGGGGGCGTGCTGGTCAGCCGCAAGATCAAGATTGAGATCGAGGGCGAGGCCGTCCGTCAGGCCTGA